One Hyphomicrobium sp. CS1GBMeth3 DNA window includes the following coding sequences:
- a CDS encoding sulfate ABC transporter substrate-binding protein: MSFAHITRRTALAIGLSAGFAGISGATNAAELLNVSYDPTREFYQEYNAAFIKHWKAQGGEELTIKQSHGGSGKQARAVIDGLAADVVTLALAGDVNQLAIKGNLIPADWQKRLPDNAAPYTSTIVFLVRKGNPKRIKDWNDLAKDGVEVVTPNPKTSGGARWNYLAAWGYALKQPGGSEETAKELVSKIYKNTKVLDSGARGSTTTFTERGIGDVFISWENEAFLATKELGPDKFDIVTPSVSILAEPSVSVVDKVVDKKGTRKLAEAYLAYLYTDEAQDIAGKHYYRPRNPKFAEKYKDQFTPVELFTIDDVFGGWTKATEVHFSDGGIFDQIYDKKS, encoded by the coding sequence ATGTCGTTTGCTCATATCACGCGCCGAACCGCGCTCGCGATCGGCCTTTCCGCCGGTTTCGCCGGTATTTCCGGGGCGACCAACGCCGCCGAGCTTCTAAACGTTTCGTATGATCCCACCCGCGAATTCTACCAGGAGTACAACGCGGCCTTCATCAAACACTGGAAGGCGCAGGGCGGCGAGGAGCTGACCATTAAGCAATCGCACGGTGGCTCGGGCAAGCAGGCCCGCGCGGTTATCGACGGCCTCGCGGCCGACGTCGTGACGCTCGCGCTCGCGGGCGATGTCAATCAGCTTGCCATCAAGGGCAACCTGATCCCGGCCGATTGGCAGAAGCGCCTGCCGGACAACGCGGCTCCTTACACGTCGACGATTGTTTTCCTCGTTCGCAAGGGCAATCCCAAACGTATCAAGGATTGGAACGATCTGGCCAAGGACGGGGTCGAGGTGGTGACACCGAACCCGAAGACCTCGGGCGGTGCGCGTTGGAATTATCTCGCCGCTTGGGGTTATGCGCTGAAGCAGCCTGGCGGCAGCGAGGAGACCGCGAAGGAGCTGGTGAGCAAGATCTACAAGAACACCAAGGTCCTCGACTCTGGCGCCCGCGGGTCAACCACGACCTTCACGGAGCGGGGCATCGGCGACGTTTTTATTTCCTGGGAGAACGAGGCGTTCCTGGCCACTAAGGAGCTCGGTCCCGACAAATTCGACATTGTGACGCCATCGGTCTCCATTCTCGCCGAGCCGTCTGTGTCGGTTGTTGACAAGGTTGTCGACAAGAAAGGGACGCGCAAACTTGCCGAGGCCTATTTGGCCTATCTCTACACCGACGAGGCCCAGGATATTGCGGGCAAGCATTACTATCGTCCGCGCAATCCGAAGTTTGCTGAGAAGTACAAGGATCAGTTCACGCCGGTCGAGCTGTTCACGATCGACGACGTGTTCGGCGGCTGGACGAAAGCCACTGAGGTCCACTTCAGCGATGGTGGCATCTTCGATCAGATCTACGACAAGAAGAGCTGA
- a CDS encoding sensor histidine kinase: MPFSLRPPWPVSFLLALSIIALAIPLLALLGMEAARLTSSERNRLFNEARLNAERIAADLDQTMNGYIAILESLATTPALAEGDLATVYRQAEAALRPRGLYAFLRDSNGQMLFNTRLPYGAALPTTTGFDGQVISGNRAVISDVVIGEVAKRPVMAVSVPVYQGGDLRFVLSLSLEPSLMKELLDRQKMPPEWRATIVDRKGVVIARTRLHDEFVGKPLSDLARTDGDEMEGLDLEGRVVKWGIAPSRVSGWTVYVSVLSELVDAAARDALLNYVLIVAAFTCVGIAGAVGMARVITQPLDAAERAAKALGEGRAVEFKPTLVAEANAIGAALVEAAELREQAEQQIMLLMREVNHRSKNMLAVVQAIARQMPSNDPKLFVRQFSDRIVGLAASQDLLIESNWQGVRVADLVRSQLALFRELIGTRIDISGPPVRLQPPAAQAIGMALHELATNASKYGALSDENGKLRIKWHLEGNGENREFVLAWVEEDGPPVKPPERRGFGYTIMVAMVEKSLDATVTVDYAESGLKWTVRAPARCTYEGPETAGGPAKRKSA; encoded by the coding sequence TTGCCTTTTTCCCTCCGCCCGCCGTGGCCGGTCTCGTTTCTGCTGGCCCTTTCTATCATTGCGCTCGCGATCCCCTTGCTGGCGCTTCTCGGCATGGAGGCGGCAAGACTCACGTCGTCCGAGCGTAATCGGCTATTCAATGAAGCCCGCTTGAATGCCGAGCGCATTGCCGCTGATCTCGATCAGACGATGAACGGCTACATCGCCATCCTCGAATCGCTGGCGACGACCCCCGCTCTGGCCGAAGGAGACCTTGCGACGGTCTATCGGCAGGCGGAGGCTGCGCTCAGGCCGCGAGGCCTCTATGCCTTTCTCCGCGATTCGAATGGCCAGATGCTCTTCAATACGCGCCTGCCTTATGGGGCGGCACTCCCCACAACCACGGGCTTCGATGGGCAGGTCATCAGCGGCAACCGCGCCGTCATCTCGGATGTCGTCATCGGCGAGGTCGCCAAGCGCCCCGTAATGGCCGTTAGCGTCCCCGTTTACCAGGGCGGCGACCTGCGCTTCGTGCTGTCGCTGTCGCTTGAGCCTTCACTGATGAAGGAGCTGCTTGACCGCCAGAAGATGCCGCCGGAATGGCGCGCAACGATCGTCGATCGCAAGGGCGTCGTTATTGCGCGCACCCGCCTGCATGACGAGTTCGTCGGCAAGCCGTTGTCGGACCTCGCGCGCACCGATGGTGACGAGATGGAGGGATTGGACCTCGAGGGTCGCGTCGTCAAATGGGGTATAGCGCCCTCGCGCGTCTCGGGCTGGACGGTCTACGTGTCGGTCCTGTCGGAGCTTGTCGACGCGGCCGCACGCGACGCGCTCCTCAACTACGTGCTCATTGTCGCGGCCTTCACCTGCGTGGGGATCGCGGGTGCGGTCGGCATGGCGCGCGTGATCACGCAGCCACTGGACGCGGCGGAAAGGGCGGCTAAGGCGCTCGGCGAAGGGCGCGCCGTGGAATTTAAACCCACGCTCGTCGCCGAGGCCAATGCCATCGGCGCGGCGCTCGTCGAGGCAGCGGAGCTGCGCGAGCAGGCCGAGCAGCAGATCATGCTCCTGATGCGCGAGGTCAACCATCGCTCGAAGAACATGCTGGCGGTGGTGCAGGCCATCGCCCGCCAGATGCCGTCGAACGATCCGAAACTTTTCGTGCGCCAATTCTCGGACCGCATCGTCGGGCTCGCCGCGAGCCAGGATCTTCTGATCGAAAGCAACTGGCAGGGCGTGCGCGTCGCCGACCTCGTGCGCTCCCAGCTCGCGCTTTTCCGAGAGTTGATCGGCACGCGCATCGACATCTCGGGACCACCCGTCCGCCTGCAGCCGCCGGCCGCCCAGGCCATTGGCATGGCGCTGCACGAGCTCGCCACCAACGCCAGCAAGTACGGCGCGCTATCCGACGAGAACGGCAAGCTCCGCATAAAGTGGCACCTGGAAGGGAACGGCGAGAACCGCGAGTTCGTGCTCGCCTGGGTGGAGGAGGATGGCCCGCCCGTGAAGCCTCCGGAGCGCCGCGGCTTCGGCTATACCATCATGGTCGCCATGGTGGAGAAGTCGCTCGATGCGACGGTGACGGTCGATTATGCGGAAAGCGGCCTCAAATGGACGGTGCGCGCGCCGGCCCGCTGCACCTATGAAGGCCCCGAGACGGCGGGTGGTCCCGCCAAGCGCAAGAGCGCCTGA
- a CDS encoding alpha/beta hydrolase, protein MFPRPQTKSFSSDGVTLSYFDQPGPAADAEPVLLIHGFASNAATNWVDTGWVSALSSAGYRVIGFDNRGHGASEKLYKIEDYGAPVMAEDARRLLDHLSIPRAHVIGYSMGARIAAFLALAHPERVQSLVFGGLGINMVRGMAGTGPIAHALEAPSVDDVKSQAARTFRVFAEQTRSDLKALATCIRSARAPITAETVATLKPPVLVAVGDRDVVGGSAEELAALIPGAEAFVINGREHMRAVGDASFKDTARAFLARHRLGGG, encoded by the coding sequence ATGTTCCCGAGACCCCAGACGAAATCGTTCAGCTCGGACGGCGTTACGCTTTCCTATTTCGATCAGCCGGGCCCGGCGGCGGACGCCGAGCCAGTGCTGCTCATCCATGGTTTTGCATCCAATGCAGCGACCAACTGGGTCGATACGGGATGGGTTTCGGCGCTGTCCTCCGCCGGCTATCGGGTCATCGGGTTCGACAACCGCGGGCATGGGGCGAGTGAGAAACTCTATAAGATAGAGGACTATGGCGCGCCGGTGATGGCCGAGGACGCGCGGCGGCTGCTCGATCATCTGTCCATCCCGCGCGCGCACGTCATCGGCTACTCGATGGGCGCGCGCATCGCCGCGTTTCTGGCGCTGGCCCATCCGGAGCGCGTGCAGAGCCTGGTGTTCGGCGGGCTCGGGATTAACATGGTGCGCGGGATGGCGGGCACGGGTCCGATCGCGCACGCGCTTGAAGCGCCAAGCGTCGACGACGTGAAAAGCCAGGCGGCCCGCACCTTTCGCGTCTTCGCCGAGCAGACCAGGAGCGACCTCAAAGCGTTGGCGACGTGCATCCGCTCGGCGCGCGCACCAATCACGGCTGAGACAGTGGCGACGCTCAAGCCGCCGGTGCTCGTGGCGGTGGGCGATCGGGACGTGGTCGGCGGCTCAGCGGAGGAGCTGGCCGCGCTCATCCCAGGAGCAGAAGCGTTCGTGATCAACGGCCGCGAGCACATGAGGGCGGTGGGCGATGCGTCCTTCAAGGACACCGCGCGTGCCTTCCTGGCGCGCCATCGGCTCGGAGGCGGTTGA
- a CDS encoding extensin family protein, with translation MRFSRVLILPALVPALISGCSSGPNFVAKLEPWRAEEESACITSGVLAHTSFAASRSALGGPSVCGTERPYELTAVDDGRVQLKPAALLRCPMIPQVERWIRESVQPAARYYFGAELVEVSVAGSYSCRPMNHVSGARLSEHGYANALDVSGFTLADGRKISIKRDWNGDVAKQTFLRTVHRGACERFTTVLGPNHDRAHHDHFHVDLARHGRNGLKRICK, from the coding sequence ATGCGTTTCAGTCGCGTTCTCATCCTGCCGGCGCTTGTCCCGGCCCTGATCTCCGGATGCAGCTCCGGACCGAACTTCGTCGCCAAGCTCGAACCTTGGCGCGCGGAAGAAGAAAGCGCGTGCATCACCTCGGGCGTGCTTGCGCACACCAGCTTCGCCGCCAGCCGGTCGGCACTCGGCGGCCCCAGCGTGTGCGGGACCGAGCGTCCTTACGAGCTGACCGCGGTCGACGACGGCCGCGTGCAATTGAAGCCAGCCGCCCTGCTCCGCTGTCCTATGATTCCGCAGGTCGAGCGCTGGATCCGCGAAAGCGTCCAGCCGGCGGCGCGCTACTATTTCGGAGCCGAACTAGTGGAAGTGTCGGTGGCAGGGTCCTACTCGTGCCGTCCGATGAACCACGTGTCGGGCGCGAGGCTCTCCGAGCATGGGTACGCCAACGCCCTCGACGTGTCGGGCTTCACGCTGGCGGACGGGCGCAAGATCTCCATCAAGCGCGACTGGAACGGCGACGTCGCTAAGCAAACCTTCCTCAGGACCGTGCATCGCGGCGCCTGCGAGCGGTTCACGACCGTGCTCGGCCCCAATCACGACCGGGCGCATCACGATCATTTCCACGTCGATCTCGCGCGGCACGGCCGCAACGGGCTCAAGCGCATCTGCAAATAA
- a CDS encoding CysB family HTH-type transcriptional regulator, with protein MNFQQLRIVRETVKRNFNLTDVAGALHTSQSGVSKHIKDLEDELGVELFVRRGKRLLGLTEPGQELIGIVERILLDAQNIKKLGEQFSMKDRGQLIVATTHTQARYALPPVVTEFKKQFPKVNLVLHEASPGEIVSMLRGGQADIGVATEGLQDAPDLAAFPYYRWHHGVVVPKGHALDTDAKLTLEALAEWPLITYSEGFTGRSKIDKAFHQAGIAPDIVLSALDADVIKAYVELGLGIGIVASRAFDAARDPQLRLIDADHLFEVNVSRVAVRRGTYLRGYAFRFIEYCSPELSEQVVRSGMETPAE; from the coding sequence ATGAACTTCCAGCAGTTGCGCATCGTTCGCGAGACGGTGAAGCGCAATTTCAACCTGACCGATGTCGCCGGCGCATTGCACACGTCTCAGTCAGGAGTCTCCAAGCACATCAAGGACCTCGAGGATGAGCTTGGCGTCGAGCTGTTCGTGCGTCGCGGCAAGCGACTGCTCGGCCTGACGGAGCCGGGCCAGGAGCTGATCGGAATCGTCGAGCGCATTCTGCTCGACGCGCAGAATATCAAGAAGCTCGGCGAACAGTTCTCGATGAAGGACAGGGGCCAGCTTATTGTCGCCACGACGCACACTCAGGCACGTTATGCGCTGCCGCCCGTTGTGACCGAATTCAAGAAGCAGTTCCCCAAGGTCAATCTCGTGCTGCACGAGGCGAGCCCCGGCGAAATCGTGTCCATGCTTCGCGGTGGGCAGGCCGACATCGGCGTCGCTACGGAGGGGCTACAGGATGCGCCGGATCTCGCCGCCTTCCCCTATTACCGCTGGCATCACGGCGTTGTGGTTCCGAAGGGACACGCGCTCGACACGGACGCCAAGCTGACGCTCGAGGCACTCGCCGAGTGGCCGCTGATCACCTACAGCGAGGGCTTCACCGGCCGCTCCAAGATCGACAAGGCATTCCACCAGGCGGGTATAGCCCCAGACATCGTGCTCTCGGCGCTCGATGCAGATGTCATCAAGGCCTACGTCGAGCTGGGCCTCGGTATCGGCATCGTCGCCTCTAGAGCCTTCGACGCGGCGCGCGACCCGCAGCTTCGCCTGATCGATGCCGACCACCTTTTCGAGGTCAACGTTTCCCGCGTGGCCGTTCGCCGCGGAACCTACTTGCGGGGATACGCATTCCGCTTCATCGAATATTGCTCGCCCGAGCTTTCCGAGCAGGTCGTTCGGTCGGGGATGGAGACGCCGGCCGAGTGA
- a CDS encoding XRE family transcriptional regulator — translation MAAIPISMTRAEPEEVEDGISRSSEASVRDVPAIVGANLRRLRKGQGFSLEKLAELSGVSRAMLGQIETAKSVPTVSLLWRVADALGVPVASLMATEREPSVVVIRRDNASVLVASDGQYATRSLAPVNRARSTGFFEVTFAPGHRERFQASAIGTHHNLAIARGRLLITVGDEPPVTLEEGDSIAFEASRPHAIENISASLVSAFLVVISSTG, via the coding sequence ATGGCAGCAATTCCGATCTCAATGACGAGAGCAGAACCCGAGGAAGTGGAGGACGGCATTTCCCGTTCTTCAGAGGCAAGCGTGCGGGATGTTCCCGCCATCGTCGGCGCCAACCTGCGCCGGCTGCGCAAGGGGCAAGGGTTCTCGCTGGAGAAGTTGGCCGAGCTCTCCGGAGTGAGCCGCGCCATGCTGGGACAGATCGAGACTGCCAAGAGCGTCCCCACGGTAAGCCTGCTTTGGCGCGTAGCGGACGCGCTGGGCGTACCGGTCGCAAGCCTCATGGCCACGGAGCGTGAGCCGAGTGTTGTCGTGATCAGGCGCGACAACGCCAGCGTCCTCGTCGCAAGCGACGGACAATACGCGACCCGTAGCCTGGCGCCGGTAAACCGGGCGCGCTCCACGGGCTTCTTCGAAGTCACGTTCGCACCGGGACACCGCGAGCGGTTTCAGGCGTCCGCGATCGGGACACACCACAATCTGGCGATTGCCCGCGGGCGCCTATTGATCACGGTGGGCGACGAGCCGCCGGTCACCCTCGAAGAGGGTGATTCCATTGCCTTTGAAGCGTCGCGCCCGCATGCAATTGAAAACATTAGTGCTTCTCTGGTTTCCGCATTCCTCGTCGTGATCTCGTCGACCGGTTGA
- the cysT gene encoding sulfate ABC transporter permease subunit CysT, which produces MASSSTRRVLPGFGLSLGYTLIYLSLIVLIPLSSVFVLSAGMGWERFVDAATSPRVVASYKLSFGASLLAAGINVVFGLILAWSLVRYTFPGKKLVDALIDLPFALPTAVAGIALTAIYAKNGWVGQFFEPLGIQIAFTPIGILIALVFIGLPFIVRTVQPIIEDLDAEFEEAAASLGASRLQTFRRVIFPALLPALLTGFALAFARAVGEYGSVIFIAGNIPFVSEITPLMIITKLEQYDYEGAGAVATVMLLFSFILLLIINGLQAWTTRRAGRSI; this is translated from the coding sequence ATGGCAAGTTCAAGTACGCGCAGGGTCCTGCCGGGATTCGGGCTGTCTCTCGGCTACACGCTTATCTACCTTTCGCTGATCGTTCTGATCCCGCTGTCATCAGTTTTCGTGCTGTCAGCAGGCATGGGCTGGGAGAGGTTTGTGGACGCGGCAACCTCGCCCCGCGTCGTCGCATCGTACAAGTTGAGCTTCGGCGCCTCACTTCTCGCGGCAGGCATCAACGTCGTCTTTGGCCTGATCTTGGCCTGGTCGCTTGTCCGTTACACGTTCCCAGGCAAAAAGCTGGTCGACGCTTTGATCGACCTGCCATTCGCGCTCCCCACGGCCGTGGCCGGCATCGCATTGACCGCCATCTACGCAAAGAACGGTTGGGTCGGGCAGTTCTTCGAGCCTTTGGGGATCCAGATCGCGTTCACACCCATCGGGATCCTGATTGCGCTCGTGTTCATTGGCCTGCCGTTCATCGTGCGCACGGTGCAGCCGATCATCGAAGACCTCGACGCCGAGTTCGAGGAAGCTGCGGCAAGCCTCGGTGCATCGCGACTGCAGACGTTCCGGCGCGTGATCTTCCCGGCACTCCTTCCGGCGCTCCTAACCGGTTTCGCGCTCGCCTTCGCCCGCGCCGTCGGCGAGTACGGCTCCGTGATCTTCATCGCCGGTAACATTCCGTTCGTTTCCGAGATTACCCCTCTGATGATCATCACAAAGCTCGAGCAGTACGACTATGAGGGTGCCGGTGCCGTCGCGACCGTGATGCTGCTCTTCTCTTTCATCCTTCTCCTCATCATCAACGGCTTGCAGGCTTGGACGACGCGCCGCGCGGGAAGGAGCATCTGA
- a CDS encoding sulfate ABC transporter ATP-binding protein, which yields MSIEVRNISKSFGSFKALDNVSLNLPDGQLIALLGPSGCGKTTLLRIIAGLEFADEGSIILSGEDASGKDVRERHVGFVFQHYALFRHMSVFENVAFGLRVKPKAERPSEKEIRERVHRLLDLVQLGWVADRLPSQLSGGQRQRIALARALAVEPQVLLLDEPFGALDAKVRKELRRWLRRLHDDLHISSVFVTHDQEEALEVADSIVLMNKGRIEQIGSPRDIYNQPATAFAYGFIGTVNEFRGRVEGGYVRVGDDLLPHGRTDLSDGASVIAYARPHETEIVKDGDGVGVAAKVNRILSNGAITRVELLANGAARDGKKEYFEVEVAPEELATLGLSTGERVRIKSRRLSLFGDQ from the coding sequence ATGAGCATCGAGGTCCGCAACATCTCGAAATCGTTCGGCAGCTTCAAAGCGCTGGACAATGTCAGCCTGAATTTGCCGGACGGCCAGCTGATCGCGCTGCTCGGTCCCTCGGGCTGTGGCAAGACTACACTTTTGCGCATCATCGCGGGTCTTGAGTTCGCCGACGAGGGTTCCATCATCCTGTCGGGCGAGGATGCCTCCGGTAAGGACGTGCGCGAACGTCACGTCGGTTTCGTCTTCCAGCACTACGCGCTGTTCCGTCATATGTCGGTGTTCGAGAACGTGGCCTTCGGCCTGCGCGTGAAGCCGAAGGCCGAGCGGCCTTCGGAGAAGGAGATCCGCGAGCGCGTCCATCGCCTGCTCGATCTCGTGCAGCTCGGCTGGGTCGCCGACCGCTTGCCTTCGCAGCTCTCCGGCGGACAGCGTCAGCGAATCGCGCTCGCCCGCGCGCTCGCGGTCGAGCCGCAGGTCCTTCTGCTCGACGAGCCGTTCGGTGCTCTTGATGCAAAGGTCCGTAAGGAGTTGCGCCGCTGGCTGCGTCGTCTGCACGACGATCTGCACATCTCGTCGGTATTCGTCACACACGATCAGGAGGAGGCACTCGAGGTCGCCGATAGCATCGTGCTCATGAACAAGGGTCGGATCGAGCAGATCGGCTCGCCGCGTGACATCTACAACCAGCCGGCTACCGCTTTTGCGTACGGTTTCATTGGCACGGTGAACGAATTCCGCGGACGCGTCGAAGGCGGCTACGTGCGTGTCGGCGACGACCTTCTTCCGCATGGGCGCACCGATCTGAGCGATGGGGCATCGGTCATCGCCTACGCCCGCCCGCACGAGACTGAGATCGTGAAGGATGGCGACGGCGTGGGCGTCGCTGCCAAGGTCAATCGCATCCTTTCTAACGGCGCCATCACCCGCGTCGAGCTGCTCGCGAACGGAGCTGCGCGCGACGGCAAGAAGGAATACTTCGAAGTCGAGGTCGCGCCGGAAGAGCTTGCCACGCTCGGTCTCTCGACGGGCGAGCGTGTGCGCATCAAGAGCCGGCGCCTGAGCCTTTTCGGCGACCAGTGA
- a CDS encoding alpha/beta hydrolase: MKLASEKAEPGPTFDTINALQDMPPMATTLIIPGLNSSGSAHWQTWFEAQIPDAVRVIQGDWKRANLPEWSGRVRREISRRSGPILIAAHSFGALAAVQAAEDYSERIAGALLVAPADPNKFGISDALPPGRLNFPATLVASSNDPWLSLDRALALAIRWGANLVDLGQAGHVNAESGYGPWPFGLALLRQLSGTGDAEPNWPHVALNNGLIRFAGGVYPRQPSDPEKGIRNLTESLSTVAVDERDPVVTT; this comes from the coding sequence TTGAAGCTCGCTTCCGAAAAAGCCGAGCCCGGCCCGACATTCGACACCATCAACGCTTTGCAGGACATGCCACCCATGGCCACGACACTTATTATCCCCGGATTGAACTCGAGCGGCTCTGCCCATTGGCAGACCTGGTTCGAAGCCCAGATTCCCGATGCCGTCCGCGTTATCCAGGGCGATTGGAAACGCGCCAATCTCCCCGAATGGTCGGGTCGGGTTCGGCGCGAGATCTCGCGCCGCTCGGGGCCGATCCTGATCGCCGCGCACAGCTTCGGAGCGTTGGCCGCGGTGCAAGCGGCGGAGGACTACAGCGAGCGGATCGCCGGCGCGCTGCTCGTGGCGCCCGCAGATCCTAACAAGTTCGGCATCTCCGATGCGCTGCCGCCAGGTCGGCTCAACTTCCCGGCGACACTCGTCGCATCTTCCAACGATCCGTGGCTGAGTCTCGACCGCGCGCTGGCACTGGCTATCCGCTGGGGGGCCAACCTGGTCGACCTCGGTCAAGCTGGGCACGTTAATGCGGAATCCGGCTACGGCCCGTGGCCATTCGGGCTCGCGCTGCTGAGACAACTCAGCGGCACCGGGGACGCAGAGCCAAATTGGCCTCATGTTGCACTGAACAACGGTTTGATTCGCTTTGCAGGGGGCGTTTACCCGCGGCAGCCGAGCGATCCGGAAAAGGGAATCCGTAATCTCACGGAGAGCCTTAGTACTGTTGCCGTCGATGAGCGTGACCCCGTTGTCACAACGTGA
- a CDS encoding porin translates to MVGGLFGTAAKAAAVGAASVALISVAPAQAADLGGSCCADLEERIAELEATTARKGNRKVSLEVYGQINQSIIFWDDGVEDNAYLVTNDNSRTRFGFRGKAKINSDWEAGYRLEIGVRTANSKRFTQDNPLGSDVGLDLRDSYWYVKNKSYGSFALGQQATSTDGITESNLTQTKDFAKYSDVEDTGLGLFLRSSATGDLSSLSWRRLLMDSGDQPGDGDRRVNSVRYETPEIAGFSASASWGGDDFWDIALRYAGEFAGFKLAAGIGYLQITDGPETKYECPAIGKGATKDEDCHHFGGSISVLHEATGIFVNLGAGQVNDDVIGTTPNFVGLNPDDKSSFWAIQAGVEKKFFSLGKTTIYGEYYDYDGGAIARSISGTDALNPFAGSASVWNSNVEVYGFGLAQGIDAAAMVLYLSYRHVEGGLTLSEDGTGDLAKVSIDDLDLVQAGAIIKF, encoded by the coding sequence ATGGTTGGGGGATTGTTCGGGACGGCCGCCAAGGCGGCCGCGGTAGGGGCCGCGTCTGTGGCGCTTATCTCTGTGGCGCCTGCTCAGGCGGCGGATCTGGGTGGCAGCTGCTGCGCGGACCTCGAGGAACGTATCGCCGAGCTCGAGGCGACGACGGCCCGCAAGGGCAATCGCAAGGTCTCCCTCGAGGTCTACGGTCAGATAAATCAGTCGATCATTTTCTGGGACGATGGCGTCGAGGACAACGCCTACCTCGTCACCAACGACAACTCACGTACGCGTTTCGGTTTTCGTGGCAAGGCAAAGATCAACTCAGACTGGGAAGCTGGGTACCGCCTGGAGATTGGCGTTCGCACGGCCAACTCGAAGCGCTTTACCCAAGACAACCCCCTGGGGTCTGACGTTGGGCTCGATCTGCGCGACAGCTACTGGTACGTGAAGAACAAGAGCTATGGCTCATTTGCCCTTGGACAGCAGGCGACCTCGACCGACGGTATCACCGAGTCCAACCTCACGCAGACAAAGGATTTCGCGAAGTACTCCGATGTGGAGGATACGGGCCTTGGCCTCTTCCTGCGCTCATCGGCGACTGGCGATCTGTCATCATTGTCCTGGCGCCGACTTCTCATGGATTCGGGCGATCAGCCCGGCGACGGCGATCGCCGCGTGAATTCAGTGCGCTATGAGACACCGGAAATTGCAGGCTTCTCCGCTTCAGCTTCGTGGGGCGGCGATGACTTCTGGGATATTGCGCTGCGCTATGCTGGCGAATTCGCAGGCTTCAAGTTGGCGGCCGGGATCGGATACCTTCAGATCACCGACGGGCCAGAGACAAAGTACGAGTGCCCAGCCATCGGCAAGGGTGCGACGAAGGACGAGGATTGCCACCACTTCGGCGGATCGATCAGCGTTTTGCACGAAGCAACCGGCATCTTCGTGAATTTGGGCGCCGGACAGGTGAACGACGACGTGATCGGCACCACGCCGAACTTCGTCGGCCTGAACCCGGACGACAAATCGAGCTTTTGGGCCATCCAGGCTGGCGTCGAGAAGAAGTTTTTCTCCCTCGGTAAGACGACCATCTACGGCGAATACTACGACTATGACGGCGGTGCGATTGCCCGCAGCATCAGTGGTACGGATGCACTTAATCCGTTCGCCGGTTCGGCCTCCGTCTGGAACAGCAATGTCGAGGTCTACGGCTTCGGTCTTGCCCAGGGCATCGATGCCGCTGCGATGGTGCTTTACCTTTCCTATCGCCACGTGGAGGGCGGTCTGACCCTCAGCGAGGATGGAACCGGCGACCTTGCTAAGGTCTCGATCGATGACCTCGACCTCGTGCAGGCGGGCGCCATCATCAAGTTCTGA
- the cysW gene encoding sulfate ABC transporter permease subunit CysW, translating to MAGGGAARSGAQARVATRFESNVATRDKAWVKYTLLVVGLTYFALFLLLPLIAVFIEAFRKGWEAYIAALTEPDAVSAIKLTLIAAAISVPLNLTFGIAAAWAVTKFDFPGKQFLISLIDLPFSVSPVVAGLIYVLLFGAQGWFGPWLAEHDIRIIFAVPGIVLATVFVTFPFVARELIPLMQSQGRDEEEAAVSLGASGWQMFRRVTLPNIKWALLYGVILCNARAMGEFGAVSVVSGHIRGETNTMPLHVEILYNEYQFAAAFAVASLLALLALVTLVIKTYIEWHASLSNSEETTS from the coding sequence ATGGCTGGTGGAGGTGCTGCACGTTCGGGGGCCCAAGCACGCGTCGCAACCCGGTTCGAGTCCAATGTCGCAACGCGCGACAAGGCATGGGTGAAATACACGCTTCTGGTCGTGGGGCTCACCTATTTTGCGCTGTTTCTTCTGCTGCCGTTGATCGCGGTGTTCATCGAAGCCTTCCGCAAGGGGTGGGAGGCTTATATTGCCGCGTTGACGGAGCCGGATGCTGTCTCGGCCATCAAGCTGACGCTGATTGCGGCCGCCATCTCGGTGCCACTGAACCTGACGTTTGGCATTGCGGCTGCCTGGGCCGTCACCAAGTTTGATTTCCCGGGCAAGCAGTTCCTGATCAGTCTCATCGACCTGCCGTTCTCGGTCTCGCCGGTGGTCGCTGGCTTGATTTATGTGCTGCTGTTCGGCGCCCAGGGCTGGTTCGGCCCATGGCTCGCCGAACACGACATCCGCATCATATTTGCGGTGCCGGGTATCGTGCTGGCGACCGTGTTTGTCACCTTTCCCTTCGTCGCCCGCGAGCTGATCCCGCTCATGCAGTCACAGGGTCGCGACGAGGAGGAGGCGGCTGTCTCACTCGGCGCCAGCGGCTGGCAGATGTTCCGCCGTGTCACGCTGCCCAACATCAAGTGGGCGCTGCTTTATGGCGTCATTCTTTGTAATGCGCGCGCCATGGGCGAGTTCGGCGCCGTGTCGGTCGTGTCGGGCCACATCCGCGGCGAGACCAACACCATGCCGCTGCACGTAGAGATCCTTTACAACGAGTACCAGTTCGCGGCCGCGTTCGCTGTCGCGTCCCTGCTGGCGCTGCTGGCACTCGTCACGCTTGTGATCAAGACTTATATTGAATGGCACGCGAGCCTCTCGAACTCCGAGGAGACGACTTCATGA